In Paenarthrobacter sp. GOM3, a single window of DNA contains:
- a CDS encoding CaiB/BaiF CoA transferase family protein produces the protein MLNPLRGITVIDLSRALAGPYCTALLADMGARIIKVESVNGGDTARQWPPFQDGHSLYFDSVNRNKASVCLDFYSAEGRDILSGLIADADVLVENFKPGTLDKMGFTAARLEELNPGLVLGSVSGFGDTGPLKDDAGLDQVIQGMSGLMSVTGPGPGEAYRVGLPIVDITSGMVCAFGIVSALLGARNGERPGRVSTSLLETALNLSAFQGQKALSLGEAATPQGNNHPVIAPYGTFATATESINIAVGSDKQWRVFCGLLGLASAVEDPRFVTGADRSANRDQLTELIESSLVTRPASEWVPLISRAGIPCGPIYNYTQALATEQVAALKLVQHRQRRDGSELPLLRGPLSLDGEASEIHTPPPLLGEHTAEVLMERGMTQDDVSRLEREGRVLCGPAFRTSAEAGARS, from the coding sequence ATGCTCAATCCACTCCGCGGAATCACCGTGATCGACCTCAGCCGGGCCCTCGCCGGGCCCTACTGCACCGCGCTCCTGGCCGACATGGGCGCCAGGATCATCAAAGTGGAAAGCGTCAACGGGGGTGACACCGCCCGCCAATGGCCACCATTCCAAGACGGGCACAGCCTCTATTTCGACTCCGTCAACCGCAACAAAGCGTCCGTGTGCCTGGACTTCTATTCGGCCGAAGGCCGCGACATCCTCTCCGGCCTGATCGCAGATGCCGATGTCCTGGTGGAGAACTTCAAACCCGGCACCCTGGACAAGATGGGCTTCACCGCCGCGCGACTCGAAGAGCTCAACCCTGGCCTCGTGCTCGGGTCCGTCAGCGGGTTTGGGGACACCGGGCCCCTCAAGGACGACGCCGGGCTGGACCAGGTCATCCAGGGAATGTCGGGGCTGATGTCCGTCACGGGGCCCGGACCCGGGGAAGCGTATCGCGTAGGTCTTCCCATCGTGGACATCACCTCCGGGATGGTTTGTGCGTTCGGTATCGTTTCAGCGCTGCTGGGCGCCCGGAACGGTGAGCGCCCCGGGCGGGTGTCCACGTCGCTGCTGGAAACCGCGCTGAACCTGTCCGCGTTCCAGGGACAGAAAGCCCTTAGCCTCGGCGAAGCAGCCACGCCGCAAGGCAACAACCATCCCGTTATCGCGCCCTACGGCACCTTTGCCACCGCCACCGAATCCATCAACATCGCAGTGGGGAGCGACAAGCAATGGCGGGTGTTCTGCGGGCTGCTCGGTCTCGCCTCGGCCGTGGAGGATCCCCGTTTTGTCACCGGAGCGGATCGCTCGGCGAACCGGGATCAGCTGACGGAACTCATTGAGTCCTCGCTCGTCACCAGGCCCGCCTCCGAATGGGTTCCGCTGATCAGCCGGGCCGGCATCCCCTGCGGCCCCATCTACAACTACACACAGGCGCTGGCCACGGAACAAGTTGCGGCGTTGAAGCTCGTTCAGCACCGCCAGCGGCGGGACGGTTCCGAGCTCCCCCTCCTGCGCGGACCGCTGAGCCTGGACGGCGAGGCCAGCGAAATCCATACCCCGCCACCGCTTCTGGGCGAGCACACAGCGGAGGTCCTGATGGAGCGTGGAATGACGCAGGACGACGTCTCCCGGCTTGAGCGTGAGGGTCGCGTTCTGTGCGGGCCGGCATTCCGGACTTCCGCAGAAGCGGGAGCGCGTTCATGA
- a CDS encoding enoyl-CoA hydratase/isomerase family protein, with protein sequence MSIASEVRTGRLSVSVADGVATVEISNLAQRNALTKAMCLEFQELMPRLDADPDVSVVVLRGAGDTFCAGASISELSSVLTDPQPDGSTVDHLSRADSAITSVAKPTVALVEGACMGGGWQIAAACDFVIANERAVIGLTPAKIGIIYPRSGLERLVRLVGHANAKYILLTGQTFSATEAKALGLVADVVPSESFEEKCAALVATLRSRSRFSMHAMKRLVDCEGSAGEFVVDKEWADAWAAMPASPDMEIGINAFLSRQQAQFQWRPME encoded by the coding sequence ATGAGCATCGCTTCCGAGGTGCGCACCGGCCGCCTTTCCGTTTCAGTTGCTGACGGCGTGGCGACAGTGGAGATCTCCAACCTTGCCCAGCGCAACGCCCTGACCAAAGCCATGTGCCTGGAGTTCCAGGAACTCATGCCGCGCCTGGACGCTGATCCTGATGTTTCGGTAGTGGTGCTGCGCGGCGCCGGGGACACGTTCTGTGCCGGGGCGTCCATCAGCGAACTCTCCTCCGTCCTTACAGACCCACAACCTGACGGCTCCACGGTGGACCACCTCAGCCGCGCCGATTCCGCCATAACTTCCGTTGCGAAGCCGACAGTGGCCCTGGTGGAGGGCGCGTGCATGGGTGGCGGCTGGCAGATCGCAGCTGCATGCGACTTCGTCATCGCCAACGAACGAGCCGTCATTGGGCTGACCCCGGCGAAGATCGGCATCATCTATCCCCGTTCCGGTTTGGAACGTTTGGTGCGCCTGGTGGGCCACGCCAACGCAAAGTACATCCTCCTCACCGGACAGACGTTCAGCGCTACTGAAGCCAAGGCGCTTGGCCTGGTGGCCGACGTCGTTCCCTCAGAGTCCTTTGAAGAGAAGTGCGCAGCACTTGTCGCTACGCTGCGCAGCCGGTCCCGTTTCTCCATGCACGCGATGAAGCGGCTGGTGGATTGTGAGGGGTCAGCGGGTGAATTTGTGGTGGATAAGGAATGGGCTGATGCCTGGGCCGCTATGCCGGCCAGCCCGGACATGGAGATCGGCATCAACGCGTTCCTGAGCCGTCAGCAAGCACAATTCC